The following DNA comes from Deltaproteobacteria bacterium.
TATAAAGAGGTTCCGGTGGAGAAATTAAGGTGGCGGTGCCCGCCCGAGTCACTTCCGTTCGAGGATACGAGCGAAATCCCGGCTTGCACGGAAATTATCGGCCAGGAGAGGGCCTTGAAAGCCATCCGCTTGGGGTTGGAGATGGACAGCCTGGGTTACAACATTTTTATAGTAGGGTTGTTAGGAACCGGTCGCAACACCACGATCAAGTGCCTGCTGGAGGAGATCGACAAGGCCGGGAAAATCCCTGATGACCTCTGCTACGTGAGTAATTTCAAA
Coding sequences within:
- a CDS encoding AAA family ATPase, coding for MGLELKYKEVPVEKLRWRCPPESLPFEDTSEIPACTEIIGQERALKAIRLGLEMDSLGYNIFIVGLLGTGRNTTIKCLLEEIDKAGKIPDDLCYVSNFK